GTACGCCGGCAGCTGGACAAGCGTGGGGCGCGTGTGCAGGCCTTTGTCAATGATCGAGCGGATGGATTTTGCGACTGACGCGCCGGCTCGATCGAGTTTGTTCACAAAGAAGaggtgcgcgcgcacgccgtacCGTCGTGTCTGTTCCCATACGTTTGCGCTCTGCGGTTCGACGCCTTCGACGCCGTCCAGAACGACCACTGCGCCGTCCACCACACggaccgtgcgctcgacttCGATACCAAAGTCAACGTGCCCCGGGGTATCAACGAGGGTAATGGCAGCCGCCGGAACAGCCGACTTGTCCTTCAAGAGCTCTTCAACCACGTCACTCGACCACCACACCGGTCCGACCGCAGCGCTCTGAATCGTAATTCCACGCTCGCGTTCTTCTTCCAAAAAGTCCGTCACGGTGCTGCCTGTGTCCACGTCGCCTGGAGCCGACTGCGATGCGCGTGGCGTAGGTGGTTTCAGTCCAGGGAGAGTAAGCGAGTTGGTGAGGTGCAGCAGACGCTCTGTCAGCGTCGTTTTTCCCGCATCAATGTGCGCGACGATGCCAATGTTGCGAATCGAGTCGACGGCCACTTGCTGTGACGATCGCCGCGTTGCGCTCGTATGTATGCACGATTCAAACCTGGGTGTAGCACGCAACGTGGTCCAGGCGCGCTCCGACAGGCGCACACACCTCGCACCCCACACGCCCAACATGAAGGAAGCACTAGGCACAGACCAGGCAGCGTCACGTTACTTCCCGATTCCGATCCCTGTCGTGGTTCGTCACGTTGGATTCTGAGCAGCAGGCGGGCGTCGTTCGGGTGCGAGGACCGCATGTTCATCCAGTGTAAATCGGCGTCAGGGCTATGACCATAGGTTAAGTACTAGGGTTAAGCTCTCTGTTCCAATCGCTGAACAACTTTTGTATTGGCGCATTGCTATTTTTGACAGCTGCCAAATCGAGTTCCGAGTATCAAAGAGATTTGAACGAGAAGTGTACCCTCAGCGGTTGTTTTTGAGCTGTTGAAAACGAACAGGGGGATCCGGGCTACCCTGAAGTCGTCATCAACATGATGCGCATACTTTCGCAGCGGACGGGGGATGCGGGCGGCGTGGGTACACACACGTAACCGCATGCAAACGATAGTGCGCGAAACTTTTGCAGTTCGTGGCGATAGTGTAGGGCTTACATGCTAGAGTGAGAGGTATTAAAGTTGTGCGAAATGGTCCTCGACTCGGAATCGATATGAAGTTCACTCTTCTCGCTCTCGCTCTTCccctcctcggccgcccTGGCCAACACTGAGATCAACACCAACCAAGCTCGTTTCGAAAGCGAAGTAACTGAACAAGGAGAAGTGCAGCTTTGGACTTGGCCAAGTTTCCAGCCACTGCGAATGATGCGCAGTTCAGGTCGTTGAGTGCCTCATCTTCCCCGACGAGGGTATTAAGTGCATCAACCCCAAGAGCACGGCCGTGAGAGCCTGTAACAACTGTATCCACAAGCTCACTGAGCTCCTGAACTAGTTGCTGATGTTACGACACCTTGATTCGTAGTACACCTTTTACGGAGAGCGGGATGGCCGCCGTTCAAAAGACCTGGTAGAGTGAATATCGCGGTGATCGTTGCGGGAAGAACCTCGGTCGTACGAGCGCGAATCGGAGCGGCTTGCATAGCGGTCGCGGTCGCGGTCACGGTCGCCTTTGTGTCTGTCCGAACGGTCGCGATCAGATGCGTAGCGGTCCGAACGGTGCCTGTCCGAGCGGTAGCGATCACGATCACGATCGGAGCGATGTCGGTCATGGTCACGATCCGATCGTGTCCGGTCATGACGATCGCCGTACCGATCATGAGATTCACGCGGCCGACGGTCATGACGatcgcggtcgtcgcggtATGCCCGTCGGTCgtcacggcgctcgtcacggcgctcgtcacGGCTGGGCATATCACCCAAATCCACCAAAACATGGTCAGTGTTCATGCCGGGGTACGCCCGcactgcgctgcgcgagtgATGACCCGGCCCAGACCGCCCACCGCTCGGGCCGCGACTTGGGCCGGACGGCGCACTGGAgcttggcgcgcggcccgtACGTCCTTTGACCCACACGCTGTGCAGCTTCGACACACTTTGCGAAAAGTCGACCCAGATGCGCCGGTCGTCAATGAGTACATTTTGCATCTTTGAGTAGGCCTGCGTTAGTGATACAACCTACCTTTTCCGCGGCCTCGCGTTCCTCGAATTCGATAAACGCATACTGAAGACTGTCGCCGGTCTGTGTGAGCGAGTCGGCGTACCTTTTTGTCGCGGATCACCTCACACGAGCAAATTTTGCCAAACCGCGAGAATATCAGCTCGAGGTCATCGCTGCGCGTCACCGGATTCAGCTTGCACACAAACAAGATGTTTTCCGGCGGCTTGACGTCGGCATGCGGCAGATCGCCGACAAtctcgagcgtgagcgcagccgccgaCGCATTGTttttgcggcgctcctcctctttAGCGGCTTCCTCGGCCATCTCTGCCTCATGCTTTGCcttctcctcctcctcctgaAGAATCTGCTCCtccgtgcgctcgtccacgcgctcctcggcgtgctccgTCCCGACCACCGCTTCTCCCGATGCCATGGTGGATGCCCGATACGACGCGCTGACGTAAGGCGCGCGTAAGGCGCGGCGTGTTGCGACGCGTGACGCGGGTTGGACTCTTACCCTCCGTGATGCTGGGATCCCGGGTGCAGCCTCCGACGCCTGTCCCGTCGTCGGACCACGACGTGCCGTCGTCTCCGAGTGGTCTGTATGCAAAGCATGCGAGCTACATGTCGCGCCCCGCGATGGCGACGCCTccgccgtcgtcgccgacgcgcgaccACCCATTCTCCCTttttgccgaggcgctcgagcacgcggtgccccgcggcgtgtcgccgacgaagcgcgccgcccctGTTGTACGCCGTGAGATTGTGGTCGAAAATGACCCTGCAGTCGGCATCCGCGCAAACGCGCGCGGAAtcgacgcgctccaagCCAACTATACGCATACGCTGGTCATTGGCCGTGCCAAGGTCCTGGACCGCGCGGCAGCGGTCGCTGCAAGCCCTGCATTTATGGGCTCGCAGCCGGCCGTGAATGTGTGTTTGCCGGGCACTGCGAAGCATGTCAGTCGTGTGCACGCGCTTGTGCGTTGGGTGCCGTTTACGAGTGCGGTCGAGACGGCCCCGCATGGCATGGCCGGCACGTTTGTCTTGCGCATTGTCGGCCAGAATGGTCTGGTAGTCAATGGCAAGCGGTACCGCGCGGGCCATGtgctgcgtctcgagccgggccgcacgctcctcgacttCTTCGGCGTGCGTCTGCGCTTTGTGGTGGAGAGCGTggctcgtgcggcgccgaaGCCGGCGCtccctgcgccgtcggcggtgTCACCGACGAAGGAATACGCGATGCCGACGGGCATTCCGCCCAGCTCGCCTGCAAGGATGGAGCGTGCCATGTCGGTCGATGACAGCGAGCCGGACAGCCCCACGCGCCCTGTGCAGCGTCCAGtggtgcgcgccgagccgaaGCCTGTGCCAGCTGCCAGGCCGCTTGGCGAGGTGCAGAATgtgcttgcgcgcgagccgaagcgcgccgacaAACGCGACAAGGTCTCGAAGCCGGTTGAGAAGAAGGCTGAGCTGGAGGCCAAGGCAGCTGAGAAGGCGAGCAAGGCTGTTGAGAAGCCTGCCGAAAAGGCCAAGGTCGTTGAGAAGGCGGCTGAGAAGGCGACCAAGCCTGTCGAGAAGCCTGttgaggagctcgtcgagaagCCTGTCGAGAAGCCCGTTGAAAGGCTTGTCGAAAGGCCCGCCGAAAAGCTCGCCGGAAAGCCCATCAACGTCCCTGTGCCTGCGGACCTCGATACGCCCGAGCccaagcgcgccgagacACCCCCGACGGACCATGCGCGGATGCTTGTCGACCGTCTGGCCCCCACGTATGACCTTGCTGGCCTGCTTGCCGGTGCTATTGTCTTCCACCGCACGGCGACGATCTCGACGagcgaggccgtgcgctctGTCCTCTCCTCGAACCCCGGCATGATGCGTGgcgaggccggcgcgcgtgcgcttgcCTTTTCGCCGTCCAAGCGGCGTCTCCCCCATGCCGGCGATACCAGCTCTCTCCCCGAGCACGGCCAGGTAATTGGCGGGTGGGAGACCGATGCGCGCTGGCAGCTTGttgcgcgccgtgcgtggCATGAGCGCCtggaggaggagctgcagcgtgAGCCGATGTTTGGCGTGATCCAGCGCCCCGGCAAAGACACGAGCGGCAACCCCCTCGAGTGCTGGTACCACTACGACAAAGAGAACGACCCCGAcgtggagcgcgcgcagaACCTCGGCGCGTTTGTGAAGCCCATGCGCAACGTTGTGCGCAGCCAGAAGCCCATCTTTTGGAAGAAGAGCGAATACGGCCGTGCGACGAGCGGTGTGGGCCAGGACGGCGGCATGGATGACAAGCTGCCCTACTCCCCTCGGTCGAACtacgacgagggcgaggagagcgacacgcggcgcaagcgcagccGCAAGGCGGATACTGGCCCGGCCGCTCTGGAGGAGCCCGAACAGACCTGGGACAAGCAAGGCGACCTGGAGTGGCAcggtgcgcgtgtcgcccgGGGCAAGtcgcggtcctcgacgccgtcggcgcacAAGAAAAGTAAGTTGGCATAGGAATCCTAGTGTATTCATGTACATGGGCTATTGCAACACCTCCTTGGGCAGCACGCCCCGCTCGACCCAGCGCTCGATCAAGTCGCAGACGCCGGGGtacggcacgcgctcgccgttgggccccgcgagcgccgcgtgaaTATCGCGTACGTCGGGTGTCTCGACGGCCGGAAAGTCGGGCCCGCCGATGCCGCCCAtgcacgccggcgcgccgagcgtcgggTCGCCGTTCCCCTTAAATTCGCGGAAGTCGAACAGGTCAAACTCCTTGCCGAACGCGAGAAAGTGGGCAAAGAGGCTGTTGACGTGCCCCTCGCAGCTGAGGTGCAAGAGGAGGGGGAAGTGCGCGTTGTAGATGTGGGCAAAGATGCGGAGCATTTGCTTGTATACCTGGCGCGCGGTCGTAGGGAACGAGGCGGGAAACTCACGGCCTGTGTTAGTCGTCGCACGTACCCGACTTGGTCGGAAAcacggcctcgtcgctgagcaAGTGCCCGATCCAGGTCATGACAAAGTCGATGTACTGTGGCGCCGGGAGGTGGATCGGCTTGCGGTTCACATCGACCCACGTATAATGGAGGCTGGGTCAGCACTCACACGTACCCCACGCCCGCGCTCATCGTCGGGCACGTCTGCACCGTGCAGAACTCGGTCGTGACACCGCAGAACTGGTTCAGGTCGTGGAAGAAATCAAACACTGCATCAGCGCGGCCACGCACAGTTCATCGCGATCCACTCGTACGGGTGCACGTACTTGGGCAGCGCGACAATCGTCCGGAACGATCCCTTGATcaatgcgctgcgcacgaaCGGCTGGCACAGGTACAGCGGCTTTTGTGCCGCGAGATGTGTGTCGTTCATCGActccgcgagcgcggcacgcgggTCAACCACATCGTACCCCGCCGGCCTCTGGCCTTTGGGGCGCGTATTGCGGCCCATCGTACGACTACATCAGCGCAAGTACCTACCCAAGCGAGTTCAAAAAGCTCATCGTCGGAGGAGCcccgcggcggtgcgcttAGTCAGCACGGCCGAAGAAAACGCTCCTTCGTCTTCCAATGCGCGGAGCGAGCCTCGTGAGGGCCGTACGTgcggtgccgcgcgcaccgatgctcgcggcgccgctgtCGACGTCCGCGACGCAATACTCGGCCAAGGCAGCTGCACCGAAGAAAAAGGTCGCAGTGCGCAagggcgccggcgcacagcagcgcagcaccggcggccgccgcaaggGCGGCGTGGATGTACGTGTTTTCTCTCACCCAGACCGCAAGCTCGCTGGCCAAGGCCTCGGGACACTACCAGAAGACACCGGATATGGCGGAGCTGCctgagctcgacgcgtcggcgatcgcgccggcagcgatcggcacgcccgTCGCCTGGGCGCCGGCAGCGCTCAAGGCGATGGACGCATTCGGCCtgccgcgcgagctgcagcggcggcatgcgcttcagccgcgcccgcgctctgtcgtgcgtgcggcgagcgtcgagctAGTCGAGGGCATGGAAAagggcgcggcgagcggcaaGCCGGCCGGTcgccagctcctcgtcggcgagccggGCTGCGGCAAGTCGACCTACCTCTTgcaggcggtcgcgcacgcgatCGCGTCGGGATGGGCGGTGGTGTATGTGCCCCGCGCGATCGACTGGATCAACTCGTCGACGGCCTACACCTACAGTCCCGCGCTGCAGACTTACCTGCAGCCGGACATTGCGACCGACCTGCTCAAGGCGATGGCGCAGGTGaacggcggcgtgctcaaGCGCGTCAagtcgcacgcgccgctcgtcgttgacggcgccgagctcttTGCTCAGGGCACGCCGCTCAGCGAGCTCCTCAAAAaggtcctcgccgagcaccagAGCCCGGTGGCCCGgcagctcgccctcgagctcgtctgGGCGAGCCTCGCACAGCAGACCGACGTCCCGGTGCTGGTCGCTGTGGACGACGTCCaggcgctctttggcgcgacgcgctaccgcgacgccgactttgcggcgctccaggcgtACGAAATGGCCGTCCCGCGTGCATTCCTCTcgctgctctttgcgccgcaggccgaggGCGTGAGGAggggcgcgctgctcgcggcACTCAGCATGGGGCACTCGGAGTACCCCCCATCGCCGGAGCTGCTGGTGGCTttgcgcgaggcgagccgcggcgagggcgcgccggtcgcgtgGGAGCGCGTGATCGACAcgctctcgtcgccgacttcgccgacgcgcgtcgctgagcCGCACGCGTACACGCCGACGCACCCCCAGCACCTCGAAAacgcgcgcaaggcgaaccttgcgctgctcgatgtcggcgagcgcctgtcGCGTCCCGAAGCAGCGTCGCTGCTGGACCTGATGCGCCGCGAACGCATGCTTTGGGCGACGCCGAACGACGAGCTGTtcctcggcaagctcgtcgagaGCAACGGCAACATTCGCGTGTTTGAGCgcagctggcgctcgagcttggTATAGATCGTAGCCCTATGACTATGTACGGTCAACAAGACGTAAGTGATGCGCTGTTGGGGCGCATGGCCGTGTCGCACACTTGTAGCCGCCACCAAGGCCGCCCGCGCCACCGCAACGCAACGCCATGCCGCACGGCTCACCTGCAAGCACGCACAggcaccgcggcgctccgccgccTTCCTCCACGCGCTGACAAATCGCACGCGACACGTTGTCCACCATGGCGAAGCAGAGCGGGCTgctccagctcgcgctATGCGCGCTGATGATCTATACCATGTTCCTCGTGTGGGGTCTATTGCAGGAAAAGAGTATGTCACAAGTCTAACGCAGTCACCAGCACCGTGTATACCACGGGCGAGGACCCCCTGGATCCGTTCGCGGAAGGCGAGCGCTTCGAgtacggcgtgctgctcaaCGCGGTCCAGGCGCTCTTttcgtgcgccgcagcgtcggcaTATTTGCTTTTGCGTGCGTCTCCGTCGACCGGCACGAACGGGTGCCTAGCCTCGCGCCTGGGCCTTTCGGTGCTGACGCCCAAGGGGTGTCACCGAGCGCTGATCGCACGCGGCAAGGTGCCTgcgaccgaggccgagccgcgcggGCTCGCCAAGTACGTCtcgccgcttgcgcagcgctaCTTTTTCATTTCCGCACTGCAGTCCACCGGCTCGTGGCTGAGCATCGTGTCGCTGCGCTACCTGTCGTTCCCTGCGATTACGCTGGCCAAGTCGAGCAAGCTTGTGCCTGTGCTGCTGATGAATGTGCTGCTGTACCGCCGCAAGTTTGCACCGTACAAGTACGTCGTCGTGATGCTTGTCACGATCGGCGTCTACATGTtcatggcgctcggcaagcccTCGAAGAAAAAGGGCccgaccggcggcggccacATTGGCATGGCGCTCCTGGCGATCcacctgctgctcgacggcacGACCAACAGCACGCAGGACGACGTGTTTGCGACCTATGGCACCGAACTCGTGACTGGCACGCAGATGATGCTCGTCATGAATGCGATTTCGGCGTCGTACATGACGTtcacgctgctgctgccggaaggcctcggcgcgttTGTCACGTCGCAcatccgcctcgcgctcgcatCGCTCGTGCATCCCCACTGGATCGCGCAGTTCCTTGCGGAAGGACTCAGCGGTCCGGTGGCTCTCTCTTtcacgccgcagctcgtgtCGGGCGTGCAGTTCTTGCTGCGTCACCctgacgcggcgcgcgacgtggcacTCTACGCGCTTGCGGGCGCTGCCGGCCAGATTGCCATCTTTGAGACGCTTGAGCGCTTCGGCAGCCTGACGCTCGTCTCTATCACGGTCACACGCAAGCTCTTTACGATGCTCCTCTCGATCCTGGTGTACCAGCACCATCTGCGCAGCCTGCAGTGGGTCGGTGTCGCAGTCGTCTTTGCGGGCCTCTTTTtggagctgcgcgaaaAGCAGCGCCAGTCGGCTGCCGCAAAGGCCGCCAAGCGCCAGTAGTAACAATAATTGTATGTGACACAAAACGTGCACGCTGCGGATCCGTTTGTGGCACAGCGCCGCCTTTCACCGCCACCGCACAAACACAAGGGCCCGTGCGCAGACCCATTGTTTCGGTGGAGGTGCCGAAACCCAATCTGCAGGCacctgcaggcgctccttTCCATAGGGCGGACTTTGTATCCAAGGATGCGAGTGGTATAAAGAGAGGGGGGCGAAGGAGGGGCGACCGCCACCTTCCTCATGCTCTGCCCGCGCGGCGAATCCTGGGACGAACACGGCAAGGAGCATCGGTACGCACTGCGACTTACTCAGCGCCAAGTCGGGGCCGACTGTCTCGTACGTccgccgccttgcgcaggtcaCCGAGACACGCAAGGAGGAGCGACGACTACTGGCGAtccgcaaggcgcgcgaggacctcggcgcggacTACTATGTCGACGGcatcctcggcgagggggGGTACGGCGTCGTCTttgctgcgctgcagcgcaacacggggcgccgcgtcgcaaTCAAGCGTGTATCACCGTTTGAGCACCACCTGCTTGCGGTGCGCACTCTGCGTGAGCTCCGCCTGTTGCGCTTCTTTATCGCGACGACGACATGCGAAAACATCGTTGGGCTCCTCGACGTCGTCATTCCGGGCAAGAGAGAGAGCTACCAGGACGTCTATCTCGTCCAGGAGAACATGGACACGGATCTGTACCGCGTCCTGCGGATGCAGCCGCTCAGCTACGACCACGCACAGTACTTTACGTACCAGATCCTGCGCGGCCTCAAGCCGATCCACGCCGCGGGCGTACTCCATCGCGACATCAAGCCCAGCAACCTGTTGGTCAATGCGAATTGCGACTTGAAGATTTGCGACTTTGGCCTCGCGCGTAGCATCGGCACTGGATCGCCGCAGGCCAATGAGCATCTCCTCACTGAGTACGTCGCCACGCGCTGGTACCGTGCGCCCGAGATTATGCTCTCGAGCCGCACGTACACCAAGGCCGTCGACATCTGGTCCGTGGGGTGCACCGTCTTTGAAATGCTCACGGGCCTGCCCCTCTTTCCGGGCCGTGACTACCAccaccagctcgcgctgatTCTAGACGTGCTTGGCACGCCATCactcgagacgctgcgccctCTGTGCGGCAAGCGCGCGATGAACTATGTCCAGTCGCTTCCTGCCCGCACGCCCAAGCCCTGGTCGGTGATCCTGCCCAAGGTGCCGTGGGAGGCCATCGACTTTTTGCAGCGCACCGTCACGATCAACCCAGCGGAGCGCATGACGGTCGAAGAGTGCCTTGAGCACCCCTTTGTCCGGCCATACCACGACCCCTATGacgagccgagcgcgccccGGCTCGACCCTGCGGCATTTTACTTTGACTTTGAGGCACTCGCTGAGACTAGTCAGGTCTACCGCGAGGACTTATGGAACGATGCTCAGGCCTACCTGTCTGGTGGCACGGCGCAAGTGCCCATGCCGTAATTACTGCTTTAGGCGTTTCTTCttctcggcgccgggcgcacgccgctcagACACCGGGACAATGTGGCCGGCGGTCCACTCGTCCTTGAGATAGGCGGCACAtgcagcagcacgctctGCGGGATCAGAGGGCTCTGCATGGTCGAGCTGGTAGGCAACAACGTAGGGTTGGATTCGGTGGATCAGCGAGCGGTCGcactcgagcgtctcggcaaTCTGGTTGCCGTCGAGGATCGGGCGCTCGAGGGCCGCTTCGTCAAGATGCTCCGTCTTGACCAGCTCCCAAAAGGCAGCATACTCGCGCGCAATGGCCTGTGCTGCcccctcgtcgagctcgaggccgtggcCATTGTCGCTCCAGTAGGGAATTAGGTCGGAGAGGAACGAGTAGAGGAgcgtcgtcggcagcgTCACGCCCAGACGCGGATTGATGATGTTTGCATTTCGCAGCAAGAGGCCAATGGACGACTTGCGCGTAAAaagctcctcgtcctcacCCGGGAAACGCTCGAGGTCAGGGCgcgtgagcagctcggccgcgtGGTAAATGCACTCGACTGGGTCCTTGG
This region of Malassezia japonica chromosome 8, complete sequence genomic DNA includes:
- the cyp6 gene encoding peptidylprolyl isomerase (EggNog:ENOG503NW66; COG:A) — protein: MASGEAVVGTEHAEERVDERTEEQILQEEEEKAKHEAEMAEEAAKEEERRKNNASAAALTLEIVGDLPHADVKPPENILFVCKLNPVTRSDDLELIFSRFGKICSCEVIRDKKTGDSLQYAFIEFEEREAAEKAYSKMQNVLIDDRRIWVDFSQSVSKLHSVWVKGPVTSAVTSAVTTDGHTATTAIVMTVGRVNLMIGTAIVMTGHDRIVTMTDIAPIAPFGPLRI
- a CDS encoding uncharacterized protein (EggNog:ENOG503P8YF); the encoded protein is MLGSRVQPPTPVPSSDHDVPSSPSGLYAKHASYMSRPAMATPPPSSPTRDHPFSLFAEALEHAVPRGVSPTKRAAPVVRREIVVENDPAVGIRANARGIDALQANYTHTLVIGRAKVLDRAAAVAASPAFMGSQPAVNVCLPGTAKHVSRVHALVRWVPFTSAVETAPHGMAGTFVLRIVGQNGLVVNGKRYRAGHVLRLEPGRTLLDFFGVRLRFVVESVARAAPKPALPAPSAVSPTKEYAMPTGIPPSSPARMERAMSVDDSEPDSPTRPVQRPVVRAEPKPVPAARPLGEVQNVLAREPKRADKRDKVSKPVEKKAELEAKAAEKASKAVEKPAEKAKVVEKAAEKATKPVEKPVEELVEKPVEKPVERLVERPAEKLAGKPINVPVPADLDTPEPKRAETPPTDHARMLVDRLAPTYDLAGLLAGAIVFHRTATISTSEAVRSVLSSNPGMMRGEAGARALAFSPSKRRLPHAGDTSSLPEHGQVIGGWETDARWQLVARRAWHERLEEELQREPMFGVIQRPGKDTSGNPLECWYHYDKENDPDVERAQNLGAFVKPMRNVVRSQKPIFWKKSEYGRATSGVGQDGGMDDKLPYSPRSNYDEGEESDTRRKRSRKADTGPAALEEPEQTWDKQGDLEWHGARVARGKSRSSTPSAHKKSKLA
- the MOB2 gene encoding Maintenance of ploidy protein mob2 (EggNog:ENOG503NYA6; COG:D), coding for MSFLNSLGRTMGRNTRPKGQRPAGYDVVDPRAALAESMNDTHLAAQKPLYLCQPFVRSALIKGSFRTIVALPKYVHPYEWIAMNLFDFFHDLNQFCGVTTEFCTVQTCPTMSAGVGLHYTWVDVNRKPIHLPAPQYIDFVMTWIGHLLSDEAVFPTKSGREFPASFPTTARQVYKQMLRIFAHIYNAHFPLLLHLSCEGHVNSLFAHFLAFGKEFDLFDFREFKGNGDPTLGAPACMGGIGGPDFPAVETPDVRDIHAALAGPNGERVPYPGVCDLIERWVERGVLPKEVLQ
- a CDS encoding uncharacterized protein (EggNog:ENOG503NUP5; COG:J); its protein translation is MLAAPLSTSATQYSAKAAAPKKKVAVRKGAGAQQRSTGGRRKGGVDTASSLAKASGHYQKTPDMAELPELDASAIAPAAIGTPVAWAPAALKAMDAFGLPRELQRRHALQPRPRSVVRAASVELVEGMEKGAASGKPAGRQLLVGEPGCGKSTYLLQAVAHAIASGWAVVYVPRAIDWINSSTAYTYSPALQTYLQPDIATDLLKAMAQVNGGVLKRVKSHAPLVVDGAELFAQGTPLSELLKKVLAEHQSPVARQLALELVWASLAQQTDVPVLVAVDDVQALFGATRYRDADFAALQAYEMAVPRAFLSLLFAPQAEGVRRGALLAALSMGHSEYPPSPELLVALREASRGEGAPVAWERVIDTLSSPTSPTRVAEPHAYTPTHPQHLENARKANLALLDVGERLSRPEAASLLDLMRRERMLWATPNDELFLGKLVESNGNIRVFERSWRSSLV
- the HUT1 gene encoding UDP-galactose transporter (COG:P; TransMembrane:10 (i7-27o54-76i133-154o185-203i215-233o253-272i284-302o334-352i359-379o385-402i); BUSCO:EOG09264F1U; EggNog:ENOG503NV81); translated protein: MAKQSGLLQLALCALMIYTMFLVWGLLQEKITSTVYTTGEDPLDPFAEGERFEYGVLLNAVQALFSCAAASAYLLLRASPSTGTNGCLASRLGLSVLTPKGCHRALIARGKVPATEAEPRGLAKYVSPLAQRYFFISALQSTGSWLSIVSLRYLSFPAITLAKSSKLVPVLLMNVLLYRRKFAPYKYVVVMLVTIGVYMFMALGKPSKKKGPTGGGHIGMALLAIHLLLDGTTNSTQDDVFATYGTELVTGTQMMLVMNAISASYMTFTLLLPEGLGAFVTSHIRLALASLVHPHWIAQFLAEGLSGPVALSFTPQLVSGVQFLLRHPDAARDVALYALAGAAGQIAIFETLERFGSLTLVSITVTRKLFTMLLSILVYQHHLRSLQWVGVAVVFAGLFLELREKQRQSAAAKAAKRQ
- a CDS encoding mitogen-activated protein kinase (EggNog:ENOG503NUS8; COG:T) codes for the protein MLCPRGESWDEHGKEHRAKSGPTVSYVRRLAQVTETRKEERRLLAIRKAREDLGADYYVDGILGEGGYGVVFAALQRNTGRRVAIKRVSPFEHHLLAVRTLRELRLLRFFIATTTCENIVGLLDVVIPGKRESYQDVYLVQENMDTDLYRVLRMQPLSYDHAQYFTYQILRGLKPIHAAGVLHRDIKPSNLLVNANCDLKICDFGLARSIGTGSPQANEHLLTEYVATRWYRAPEIMLSSRTYTKAVDIWSVGCTVFEMLTGLPLFPGRDYHHQLALILDVLGTPSLETLRPLCGKRAMNYVQSLPARTPKPWSVILPKVPWEAIDFLQRTVTINPAERMTVEECLEHPFVRPYHDPYDEPSAPRLDPAAFYFDFEALAETSQVYREDLWNDAQAYLSGGTAQVPMP